CGCGGGGCCCACCGCACTGGGAGGGATGAAGAGGGAGAGGGGGAGGCCGCCCGCGGAGAAATAGCGCGGCGCTGAAGCTCGCCCCCCGAGCGTGCAGGCGCCCACACGCTTCATCTGGGGCGGAGCGTGCGCTTCGGTGCTAGGTCTTGCCGCCATGTCCGGCGACTCAACCGTCCCCATCCCCGGCGACTTGCCCATCCTGCACTTCCCCCCCGAGCTCCCCATCTCGAGCCGGGTGGAGGACATCACCGCGGCCATCGCCGCCCATCAGGTCGTCATCGTCGCGGGGGCCACCGGCTCGGGGAAGACGACGCAGCTGCCGAAAGTCCTGCTCGCCATGGGGCGCGGCCGCCCACGCCAGATTGGCGTCACCCAGCCCCGGCGTATCGCCGCGACGAGCGTGGCGGCGCGCGTGGCACGCGAGCTCGGCACGGAGCTGGGCACGGACGTCGGCTACCAGATTCGTTTCGAGGACCGCTCGTCCCGGCGGACGGCCGTGAAGTTCATGACCGACGGCGTCCTGCTCGCGCAGATTCACGGCGACCCGCTCCTGAGACGCTACGACACGATCGTGCTCGACGAGGCCCACGAGCGCAGCCTCACCATCGACTTCCTGCTCGGGTGGCTCAAGCGCATCCTCCCCAGGCGCCCCGACCTCAAGGTGGTGGTGAGCTCGGCCACCATCGAGACCGAGCGCTTCTCGCGGTTCTTCGGGGGAGCTCCGGTCATCCATGTGGAGGGCCGTACCTTCCCGGTGGACGTGCTCTACGAGCCTCCCCCCGAGGACGCCGAGCTCGCCGACTCCGTCGCCGATGCGGTGGCCGACGTGCTCTCGCTCGACCCGGACGGGGACGTCCTCGTGTTCCTCCCCGGCGAGCGGGAAATCCGCGAGACCGAGAATGCCCTGAACGCGCGCGAGCTCCGCGGCACGGTGGTGCAGCCCCTGTACGCGCGCCTGTCGGCCGCCGAGCAGGCGCGCGTCTTCGCCACCATCCCCGAGCGCCGGGTCATCCTCGCCACCAACGTGGCCGAGACGTCGGTCACCATCCCGGGCATCGTGTACGTCGTGGACACGGGGGTGGCGCGCCTGTCGCGCTACGACCCGCGCTCGGGCACCACCCGCCTGCACATCGAGCCGGTCTCCCAGGCCAGCGCCGACCAGCGCAAAGGGCGCTGCGGCCGCGTGCGCGATGGCGTCTGCGTGCGCCTCTACGACGAGGCGGGCTTCACCACGCGGCCAGCCTTCACCGACCCGGAAATCAAGCGCACCGGGCTCGCGGGGGTCATCCTGCGGATGAAGTCCCTCGGCCTCGGTGACGTCGAGGACTTCCCCTTCCTCGACCCGCCCCAGCCGAAGTCCATCGCCGAGGGCTGGCGGGTGCTCGAGGAGCTCGGGGCCATCGAGGGCAAGGAGCGCACCCTGACGCCGCTCGGGCACCAGCTCGCGCGCTTCCCGGTGGACCCGCGCATCGCGCGGATGATTCTCGCCGGCGCCGAGTACGGGTGCCTGGACGAGGTGCTCATCGTCGCCGCGGCGCTCAACCTGCAGGACCCGCGCGAGCGGCCACGGGAGCTCGCGCAGAAGGCGGACGAGCTGCACCGGCGCTTCCGAGACGAGCACTCGGACTTCACGGGCCTGCTCAAGCTGTGGGCGTTCGTGCGCGAGGCCGAGGGCCGGGGGACGTCCCACCTGCGGCGCGTGTGCCGGGACAACTTCCTGTCCTTCCTGCGGGTGCGCGAGTGGCGGGACGTCCAGCGCCAGCTCGAGGAGACCGTCCGCGAGCTGCGCCTGCCGCGCAAGGGCCAGGGCGCCCCGGCGCGCGGGGACGCCCTGCACCAGGCGCTGCTCACCGGGCTCCTGTCCCGCATCGGCCAGTGGAATCCGGAGCAGCGCCACTACACGGGCGCGAAGCAGACGCGCTTCATGGTTCACCCCTCGTCGGCGCTCGCGAAGAAGCCCCCTGCCTGGGTGATGGCGTTCGAGCTCGTGGAGACGTCCCAGCTGTTCGCGCGCACCGTGGCGAAGCTCGACCCGGAGTGGCTCGCGGCGGCGGCCCCCCACCTGCTCAAGCGCAGCCACTCCGAACCGCACTGGTCGGAGAAGTCCGCGCGCGCCGTGGTGAAGGAGAGCGCGACCCTCTTCGGGCTGCAGGTCTACAAGGAGCGCCCCGTGGCCCTGGCCAGCATGGACAAGGAGCGGGCACGGCTGATGTTCCTCGAGCATGCCCTGGTGCGCGGCGAGTACCGCACGCGGGGGGCGTTCCAGGAGAAGAACCGCCAGGTGCTCGAGCGCGTGGCACGCCTGCGGGACAAGGCCCGGCGCAGCGAGCTGCTCGACAGCGAGGCGCTGCTGACGTTCTTCGACCAGCGCGTCCCGGCGGACGTGACGGACGGGGCGAGCTTCGAGGCCTGGCGCCGCAAGGCCGAGGCGGCCGACCCCGACGTGCTCGTCCTCTCGATGGAGGATGCCCTCGCGCACGACCCGGGCCTGTCCCCGGCGCACTACCCGGACGCCCTCACCCTGCACGGCGCGTCCGTGCCGGTGACGTACACCTTCGACCCCGCGGCCGAGGACGACGGCATCACCCTGAGCGTGCCGCTGCTGCTGCTCGCCCAGCTGGTCCCGGGAGAGCTCGACTGGACCATCCCCGGGTGGCAGCGGGAGAAGCTCACCGCCCTGCTCGAGCAGGTCCCCCGCGCCCAGCGCAAGCAGCTGGGGCCGGTGCCGGACCTGGTCGACCGTCTCGAGAAGGAGCTGGTACCCTTCCGCGGGCCGATGATTCCAGCGCTCGCGCGTGCGGTGTCCCGGCTGTGCGGCGTGGACCTGCCCGAGGAGTCCCTCCGGGCGGATGCCGTGGCGCCGTACCTGCGCATCACGCTCCGGGTGCTCGACGAGCGGGGAAAGGAGCTCGCGCGCAGCCGCGACGCCGACGCGCTGCTCGAGCAACACGGGGGACGTGCCCGGGCGGCGCTGCGCAGCGTGGCACCGGTCTCGGACTGGGAGCGCAAGGGGCTGACGGCCTGGACCTTCGGAGAGCTGCCCCCCGTGGTCACCCGGCGGGTCGGTGGGCTCGAGCTCCGCAGCTACCCCGCGCTCGTCGACCGGGGTGCCGCCGTGGACCTGGTGCTGCTCGAGACATCCTCCGCCGCCGACGCGGTGACGCGCACGGGGGTCCGCCGGCTCCTGATGCTCGCCGCGCGTGGACACGTGGCGGTGAGCGCCGCGCGCATGCCGCTGCCCTTCCCGTCCCTGGACGGTGCGCCGCCCGCGCGGGGCCAGGCCGACGCCTTCCGGGCGCTCGTCCTCGCACGCGGCGTCGACGATGCGTTCAAGCTCGCACCGGGCGCGCCGCTGCCCCGCACGAAGGAGGCCTTCGAGGCGCTCGTCCGTGAGGGCTCGCCGCGCATCGAGGGTGCGGCCCGGGACTGGGCGGAGGCCGTCATGGCCACCTCCTCGGCGCTCGCCGCGACGCTCGCCGCACTCAAGGCAGCATCAAAGGGGCCGAGCGGCGCGGCGGCCGTGCGGGACATCCGCTCGCAGCTCGGGCACCTGTTCCCCGCGAACCTCATCGAGTGGATTCCCCTCCCGCGCCTGCTGGACTACCCGCGCTACCTCCGCGCGGCCCAGGCACGGCTGGCGCGTGCGGTGACGAACCCCGGCAAGGACGCGGGGAAGGCCGAGCCCTTCACCCCCCTGTGGGAGACCTTCCTCGCCAGGCGCGCCACCGTGCGTGACCAGGAGGCGGCGCGGGAGCTGCGGTGGGCCTTCGAGGAGCTCCGCGTGGCCATCTTCGCCCCGGAGGTGACGACGCCCGTGTCGGTGACGGTGGCGAAGGTCGGCGCGGCCCTCGCGGCGCTGCGCTAGATGTGTCCATGCGCCCAGGCCTGAAACACCCGGTTCTCGCCTTGCTCCTGACCGGATGCACCACCGGCGGCATTGGGTCCGCCCACCTGCATCAGGCCGCCAGGCTTCCCTCTCCTGCGCGGGCTCCCGTCCCCCAATTCCCCCATCCCGGATACACCCCGCCAGGCGCTGGCGCATCGGCGCCCGGACAGCCGTGGCAACCACCGGACGCACCGGTGGAGCGTTCACCGAACCGGCGGATTCTTCCCGCGCTTTGGAACGACGCGAGGCGGCTGTAGGCGTTGCCGTCTTGTTTGCTCGGCGCACCTGCAACGAGCAGACATATCCACGCGAGGCGGCGGATATGTACAACAAAGCAGCCGATGAGTGGTCCAAACAGAACCGTATGGTGAAGGAAGAACCATGAATGAACCCCCTGATCCTCGATCACCGATGACTCCCGAGGAAGAGGAGTCTTTCACCAGATGGGACGACTGCGTAGGATGCAAGGTCGCTCTCTACTGTACGAAAACGCCGAGACTTCAACGACCTTTCCGCTGAACTCATGAACCTCGGCTCCCCAGCGCCAGATTCCGGGCACGAGTTCTGGCGAATCAAGTGGTCGTCAGTTGATGATGCACGGGAAGATGAACTGTTCGCGTGGGCGCAGCGCAAAGCACTTGAGTTGAAGCCAGGCGT
This is a stretch of genomic DNA from Archangium violaceum. It encodes these proteins:
- the hrpA gene encoding ATP-dependent RNA helicase HrpA, which translates into the protein MSGDSTVPIPGDLPILHFPPELPISSRVEDITAAIAAHQVVIVAGATGSGKTTQLPKVLLAMGRGRPRQIGVTQPRRIAATSVAARVARELGTELGTDVGYQIRFEDRSSRRTAVKFMTDGVLLAQIHGDPLLRRYDTIVLDEAHERSLTIDFLLGWLKRILPRRPDLKVVVSSATIETERFSRFFGGAPVIHVEGRTFPVDVLYEPPPEDAELADSVADAVADVLSLDPDGDVLVFLPGEREIRETENALNARELRGTVVQPLYARLSAAEQARVFATIPERRVILATNVAETSVTIPGIVYVVDTGVARLSRYDPRSGTTRLHIEPVSQASADQRKGRCGRVRDGVCVRLYDEAGFTTRPAFTDPEIKRTGLAGVILRMKSLGLGDVEDFPFLDPPQPKSIAEGWRVLEELGAIEGKERTLTPLGHQLARFPVDPRIARMILAGAEYGCLDEVLIVAAALNLQDPRERPRELAQKADELHRRFRDEHSDFTGLLKLWAFVREAEGRGTSHLRRVCRDNFLSFLRVREWRDVQRQLEETVRELRLPRKGQGAPARGDALHQALLTGLLSRIGQWNPEQRHYTGAKQTRFMVHPSSALAKKPPAWVMAFELVETSQLFARTVAKLDPEWLAAAAPHLLKRSHSEPHWSEKSARAVVKESATLFGLQVYKERPVALASMDKERARLMFLEHALVRGEYRTRGAFQEKNRQVLERVARLRDKARRSELLDSEALLTFFDQRVPADVTDGASFEAWRRKAEAADPDVLVLSMEDALAHDPGLSPAHYPDALTLHGASVPVTYTFDPAAEDDGITLSVPLLLLAQLVPGELDWTIPGWQREKLTALLEQVPRAQRKQLGPVPDLVDRLEKELVPFRGPMIPALARAVSRLCGVDLPEESLRADAVAPYLRITLRVLDERGKELARSRDADALLEQHGGRARAALRSVAPVSDWERKGLTAWTFGELPPVVTRRVGGLELRSYPALVDRGAAVDLVLLETSSAADAVTRTGVRRLLMLAARGHVAVSAARMPLPFPSLDGAPPARGQADAFRALVLARGVDDAFKLAPGAPLPRTKEAFEALVREGSPRIEGAARDWAEAVMATSSALAATLAALKAASKGPSGAAAVRDIRSQLGHLFPANLIEWIPLPRLLDYPRYLRAAQARLARAVTNPGKDAGKAEPFTPLWETFLARRATVRDQEAARELRWAFEELRVAIFAPEVTTPVSVTVAKVGAALAALR